A single region of the Nitrospinota bacterium genome encodes:
- a CDS encoding beta-ketoacyl-[acyl-carrier-protein] synthase family protein, which produces MTDERIVITGIGLTAPNGNTLKEFRQNLLNGVSGVQNYETRYMGKVLAGVCDFDELKYQKKKERRRGTRVGSVSIYCSQEAIADAGIDLEAIDRSRVGVYLGVTEHGNVETENEVYNISQYDYDTKFWSHHHNPRTVSNNAAGEVTLNMKITGPHYTIGAACAAGNMGVIQGLQMLRLGEVDLALAGGVSESIHTFGIFASFKSEGALAENEDPAKASRPFDKNRNGIVCSEGGAVYTLERLSDAQKRGAKIYGEIVGYAMNSDAVDFILPDPGRQAQCMRLALKRAGLKPGDIDILNAHATATQMGDIQEAAAIREIFGDNSKTRINNTKSFIGHTMGAAGTLELSGNLPAFEDNMVHPTINLDDLDPECALNHLVANKPEKLPSVEYIMNNSFGMFGINSVLIVRNPSAC; this is translated from the coding sequence ATGACTGACGAACGAATAGTAATAACAGGAATCGGGTTGACCGCACCCAATGGCAACACTCTGAAGGAGTTCCGGCAAAATCTTCTGAATGGTGTTTCGGGTGTGCAAAATTACGAAACCCGTTATATGGGTAAAGTGCTGGCCGGGGTTTGTGACTTTGATGAACTGAAATATCAAAAGAAAAAAGAACGCCGCCGTGGCACCCGGGTTGGGTCGGTCTCCATCTACTGTTCACAGGAAGCCATCGCCGACGCGGGGATTGATCTTGAAGCGATCGACCGTTCCAGGGTAGGAGTCTATCTCGGTGTTACCGAGCACGGTAATGTCGAAACTGAAAATGAAGTCTATAACATCAGCCAGTATGATTACGACACCAAGTTCTGGTCGCACCATCATAATCCCCGCACCGTGTCGAATAACGCGGCAGGTGAAGTGACCTTGAACATGAAAATCACCGGACCGCATTACACCATCGGCGCGGCCTGCGCCGCCGGTAATATGGGTGTTATCCAGGGCTTGCAGATGCTGCGACTGGGCGAGGTTGATCTTGCGTTGGCAGGTGGCGTTTCTGAAAGCATCCACACTTTTGGTATCTTTGCCAGCTTCAAAAGTGAAGGAGCTTTGGCGGAAAATGAAGACCCCGCGAAAGCCAGCCGTCCGTTTGATAAAAACAGGAACGGTATCGTTTGTTCAGAAGGTGGAGCGGTCTACACACTGGAGCGGTTATCCGATGCGCAAAAACGCGGCGCAAAAATTTACGGTGAGATTGTCGGTTATGCCATGAACTCTGATGCGGTGGATTTCATCCTTCCCGATCCGGGCAGGCAGGCCCAGTGCATGAGACTGGCGTTAAAAAGGGCAGGGTTGAAGCCCGGTGATATTGATATCCTCAACGCCCATGCCACAGCAACGCAGATGGGAGATATTCAGGAGGCCGCAGCCATCCGTGAAATTTTTGGCGATAACAGCAAAACGCGAATCAACAACACTAAAAGTTTCATCGGTCATACTATGGGTGCTGCGGGCACTCTTGAACTGTCCGGCAACCTGCCGGCGTTTGAAGACAACATGGTCCACCCCACCATCAACCTGGACGACCTCGATCCGGAATGCGCCTTGAATCATCTCGTTGCCAACAAACCGGAAAAACTTCCCTCCGTCGAGTACATCATGAACAATTCCTTCGGCATGTTCGGCATCAACTCCGTTTTAATTGTACGCAATCCTTCTGCCTGTTAG
- a CDS encoding acyl carrier protein — translation MTIEEVRQIILSILADIAPDEDISSIDDNAKLRDQIDLDSMDFLDIVMELRKRFNIEVPEKDYEHLATMAGCISYLTPLLKDRPLAT, via the coding sequence ATGACCATTGAAGAAGTACGCCAGATTATTCTAAGCATCCTTGCCGACATTGCGCCGGATGAGGATATCAGTTCTATTGACGATAACGCAAAATTACGCGACCAGATCGACCTGGATTCGATGGATTTCCTCGATATCGTTATGGAACTCAGAAAACGATTTAACATTGAGGTTCCGGAAAAGGATTACGAACATCTTGCCACCATGGCGGGATGTATATCTTACCTCACGCCTTTATTAAAGGACCGGCCGCTGGCCACATAG